The proteins below come from a single Aegilops tauschii subsp. strangulata cultivar AL8/78 chromosome 6, Aet v6.0, whole genome shotgun sequence genomic window:
- the LOC109751794 gene encoding large ribosomal subunit protein eL37y isoform X2: protein MTKGTGSFGKRRNKTHTLCIRCGRRSFHLQKSTCSSCGYPAARIRKYNWSVKAIRRKTTGTGRMRYMRHVPRRFKSNFREGTEAAPRNRAAAN from the exons ATG ACGAAGGGTACCGGCAGTTTCGGCAAGCGCCGGAACAAGACCCACACGCTCTGCATCCGCTGCGGCCGCCGCAGCTTCCACCTCCAGAAGAGCACCTGCTCCTCGTGCGGCTACCCCGCCGCCCGCATCCGCAAGT ACAACTGGAGTGTGAAAGCCATCAGGCGCAAGACCACCGGCACTGGAAGGATGAGGTACATGCGCCACGTGCCTCGCAGGTTCAAGAGCAACTTCAGAGAAG GTACCGAGGCTGCCCCCAGGAACAGGGCCGCGGCCAACTAG
- the LOC109751793 gene encoding F-box protein At5g49610-like isoform X2 has translation MEKPVEEPFSRLTDDLIAEILSRVPYKSLRICECVCPAWRAVVTDPASRRRIAQTLAGFFHIVTDDEAPGFAVSYADLSAFPWASVPKAYPRLPVPPDRTDCFFYPEDSSDGLFLTRVAPPLACVRRDEKFLYMVSNPATGDYFVLPHSGYTGGHRRAYLGFDGDAPTQEFHVFEFVLEKIQALRPTVVRRVNIYSSETGAWVARESQWNGGFTLRCRQPGVFRKGCLHLLTDQSALAIVDAQGLKWRTVPLPTFVDPSIQIFIANAGYLCLQCLLDQPFYTSGGC, from the exons ATGGAGAAGCCGGTGGAGGAGCCGTTCTCGAGGCTCACCGACGACCTAATCGCGGAGATCCTCTCCCGCGTGCCCTACAAATCACTCCGCATCTGCGAGTGCGTGTGCCCGGCCTGGCGCGCCGTCGTCACCGACCCCGCGAGCCGGAGGAGGATCGCGCAGACCCTGGCCGGCTTCTTCCACATCGTCACCGACGACGAGGCCCCCGGCTTCGCCGTCAGCTACGCCGACCTGTCCGCCTTCCCCTGGGCGAGCGTCCCCAAGGCCTACCCGCGCCTGCCGGTGCCGCCCGACCGCACGGACTGCTTCTTCTATCCCGAGGATTCCTCCGACGGATTGTTCCTCACCCGCGTCGCGCCGCCCCTTGCCTGCGTCCGGCGTGATGAAAAGTTTCTCTACATGGTCTCCAATCCAGCCACCGGCGATTATTTTGTGCTGCCTCACTCCGGCTACACCGGCGGCCACCGCCGTGCCTACCTGGGCTTCGACGGCGATGCGCCCACCCAAGAGTTTCATGTGTTCGAGTTTGTGTTGGAAAAGATCCAGGCTTTGCGTCCCACTGTTGTGAGAAGGGTGAACATTTACTCTTCAGAAACTGGTGCGTGGGTGGCAAGGGAAAGCCAGTGGAACGGCGGATTTACCTTGCGCTGTCGTCAACCCGGAGTTTTCCGTAAGGGGTGTCTGCACTTGCTCACAGATCAGTCTGCGTTGGCGATAGTTGATGCGCAAGGGCTGAAATGGAGAACCGTTCCGCTGCCAACATTCGTCGATCCGAGCATCCAGATTTTCATCG CCAATGCTGGGTACCTGTGTTTGCAGTGCTTGCTGGACCAGCCCTTTTACACATCAGGAGGATGCTGA
- the LOC109751793 gene encoding F-box protein At5g49610-like isoform X1 — translation MEKPVEEPFSRLTDDLIAEILSRVPYKSLRICECVCPAWRAVVTDPASRRRIAQTLAGFFHIVTDDEAPGFAVSYADLSAFPWASVPKAYPRLPVPPDRTDCFFYPEDSSDGLFLTRVAPPLACVRRDEKFLYMVSNPATGDYFVLPHSGYTGGHRRAYLGFDGDAPTQEFHVFEFVLEKIQALRPTVVRRVNIYSSETGAWVARESQWNGGFTLRCRQPGVFRKGCLHLLTDQSALAIVDAQGLKWRTVPLPTFVDPSIQIFIVLAGPALLHIRRMLTEFRNTCQRPPLFLKVQVALAVKSVCASITPVPPFSFFV, via the exons ATGGAGAAGCCGGTGGAGGAGCCGTTCTCGAGGCTCACCGACGACCTAATCGCGGAGATCCTCTCCCGCGTGCCCTACAAATCACTCCGCATCTGCGAGTGCGTGTGCCCGGCCTGGCGCGCCGTCGTCACCGACCCCGCGAGCCGGAGGAGGATCGCGCAGACCCTGGCCGGCTTCTTCCACATCGTCACCGACGACGAGGCCCCCGGCTTCGCCGTCAGCTACGCCGACCTGTCCGCCTTCCCCTGGGCGAGCGTCCCCAAGGCCTACCCGCGCCTGCCGGTGCCGCCCGACCGCACGGACTGCTTCTTCTATCCCGAGGATTCCTCCGACGGATTGTTCCTCACCCGCGTCGCGCCGCCCCTTGCCTGCGTCCGGCGTGATGAAAAGTTTCTCTACATGGTCTCCAATCCAGCCACCGGCGATTATTTTGTGCTGCCTCACTCCGGCTACACCGGCGGCCACCGCCGTGCCTACCTGGGCTTCGACGGCGATGCGCCCACCCAAGAGTTTCATGTGTTCGAGTTTGTGTTGGAAAAGATCCAGGCTTTGCGTCCCACTGTTGTGAGAAGGGTGAACATTTACTCTTCAGAAACTGGTGCGTGGGTGGCAAGGGAAAGCCAGTGGAACGGCGGATTTACCTTGCGCTGTCGTCAACCCGGAGTTTTCCGTAAGGGGTGTCTGCACTTGCTCACAGATCAGTCTGCGTTGGCGATAGTTGATGCGCAAGGGCTGAAATGGAGAACCGTTCCGCTGCCAACATTCGTCGATCCGAGCATCCAGATTTTCATCG TGCTTGCTGGACCAGCCCTTTTACACATCAGGAGGATGCTGACAGAATTCAGAAACACATGCCAAAGACCTCCCTTGTTCTTGAAAGTTCAAGTCGCGTTGGCAGTTAAGTCCGTCTGCGCGTCCATTACTCCAGTTCCGCCGTTTTCATTTTTCGTTTGA
- the LOC109751794 gene encoding large ribosomal subunit protein eL37y isoform X1, translating to MSKRCGRVGWPQGHRRGCHRHGSTAAKGIGGFVGTKGTGSFGKRRNKTHTLCIRCGRRSFHLQKSTCSSCGYPAARIRKYNWSVKAIRRKTTGTGRMRYMRHVPRRFKSNFREGTEAAPRNRAAAN from the exons ATGTCGAAACGGTGTGGCCGTGTCGGGTGGCCGCAAGGGCATCGAAGAGGGTGCCATCGGCACGGCTCAACGGCAGCAAAAGGGATAGGTGGGTTTGTGGGA ACGAAGGGTACCGGCAGTTTCGGCAAGCGCCGGAACAAGACCCACACGCTCTGCATCCGCTGCGGCCGCCGCAGCTTCCACCTCCAGAAGAGCACCTGCTCCTCGTGCGGCTACCCCGCCGCCCGCATCCGCAAGT ACAACTGGAGTGTGAAAGCCATCAGGCGCAAGACCACCGGCACTGGAAGGATGAGGTACATGCGCCACGTGCCTCGCAGGTTCAAGAGCAACTTCAGAGAAG GTACCGAGGCTGCCCCCAGGAACAGGGCCGCGGCCAACTAG
- the LOC141025696 gene encoding putative serpin-Z6C, with translation MELTLTYLRTAAESYKAEIRAVDFTQGVWESRFPEALTEHRRFHRLGGAIIIPFMTFYPGLHDLFVSYHKDFDVLKLPYKTGDATARYSMCVFLPHARGGLRAMTNALAARGSLLDHVPKHPIKG, from the exons ATGGAGCTCACGCTGACCTACCTCCGCACCGCCGCCGAGTCCTACAAGGCTGAGATACGCGCCGTCGACTTCACTCAG GGCGTGTGGGAGAGCCGCTTCCCCGAGGCCCTCACCGAGCACCGCAGGTTCCACCGCCTGGGCGGCGCCATCATCATCCCCTTCATGACCTTTTATCCGGGACTGCACGACCTCTTCGTCTCCTACCACAAGGACTTCGACGTGCTCAAGCTCCCCTACAAGACCGGCGACGCCACGGCCCGGTACTCGATGTGCGTGTTCCTCCCGCACGCGCGTGGCGGGCTGCGCGCCATGACCAACGCTCTGGCAGCCCGCGGCTCGCTGCTCGACCATGTGCCGAAGCATCCGATCAAG GGATAA